A genomic window from Lotus japonicus ecotype B-129 chromosome 1, LjGifu_v1.2 includes:
- the LOC130725107 gene encoding ARM REPEAT PROTEIN INTERACTING WITH ABF2-like, producing the protein MGIEDRSVRRRIAAALAHLCSLDDCKTIFVVNHGLELLLDLLKSSIPSQLITASVALLQLATKAAVSPMDVVSATGQVLRGEENLNNPANYDVVFLVEGMVVDQVESGAEDEEIPIQDIKWDVFESMMRFIYTDQLNVNLSIALDLLKVADQFLLDGLKCQCEKVISAFLSLDNVVQTFNLSGLSRATRLRDECIMFVLKQIQELSPSDVKPSHYNAVHSMLAAMPTLFMDLLTRA; encoded by the exons ATGGGCATTGAAGACAGAAGTGTTCGAAGACGTATAGCTGCTGCTCTTGCTCACTTGTGTTCCCTTGATGATTGTAAAACTATTTTCGTTGTTAATCATG GACTGGAATTGCTTTTGGATCTTCTCAAATCTTCAATTCCATCTCAATTGATAACTGCTTCTGTAGCCCTTCTCCAGTTGGCTACCAAAGCCGCTGTTTCTCCTATGGATGTTGTTTCAGCAACCGGCCAG GTGTTACGCGGTGAAGAAAACTTGAACAATCCTGCAAATTATGATGTTGTGTTTTTAGTGGAAGGTATGGTTGTGGACCAAGTG GAAAGTGGAGCTGAAGATGAAGAGATACCGATACAAGATATTAAATGGGACGTGTTTGAATCAATGATGAG ATTTATATACACAGACCAACTCAATGTGAATTTGAGTATTGCTCTGGATCTATTGAAAGTGGCTGATCAATTTCTTTTGGATGGTCTTAAGTGTCAATGTGAGAAGGTGATTTCTGCG TTTCTTTCCTTGGACAATGTTGTACAAACCTTCAACCTATCAGGGCTTTCTAGGGCTACAAGATTAAGAGATGAGTGCATAATGTTTGTCCTAAAGCAAATTCAGGAGTTGAGCCCGAGTGATGTCAAACCCTC GCATTATAACGCGGTTCATTCCATGTTAGCAGCCATGCCCACACTTTTCATGGATTTACTAACCAGAGCATGA